Proteins from one Peromyscus eremicus chromosome 8a, PerEre_H2_v1, whole genome shotgun sequence genomic window:
- the Hes7 gene encoding transcription factor HES-7 isoform X2, protein MVTRDRAENRDGPKMLKPLVEKRRRDRINRSLEELRLLLLERTRDQNLRNPKLEKAEILEFAVGYLRERSRVEPPAPAAPGAPRSPGQDAEALASCYLSGFRECLLRLAAFAHDASPAARSQLFSALHGYRRPKPPRPEAVEPGLPAPRPPLDPASPILGPARHQRPPAHQGPPSPRCAWSPSRCSPRAGDSGAPAPLTGLLPPPPPPYRQDGAPKAPPLPPPAFWRPWP, encoded by the exons ATGCTGAAGCCGCTGGTGGAGAAGCGGCGCCGGGACCGCATCAACCGCAGCCTGGAAGAGCTGAGGCTGCTACTGCTGGAGAGGACCAGGGACCAG AACCTCCGGAACCCGAAGCTGGAGAAAGCGGAGATCCTGGAGTTCGCCGTGGGCTACTTGAGGGAGCGCAGCCGGGTGGAGCCCCCGG CGCCGGCTGCACCAGGGGCTCCCCGGTCCCCAGGCCAGGACGCCGAGGCGCTCGCCAGCTGCTACCTGTCGGGTTTCCGCGAGTGCCTGCTTCGCCTGGCGGCCTTTGCGCACGACGCCAGCCCGGCCGCCCGCTCCCAGCTCTTCTCCGCGCTGCACGGCTACCGGCGCCCCAAACCGCCCCGGCCCGAGGCCGTCGAGCCCGGGCTCCCAGCGCCGCGCCCACCGCTGGACCCCGCTTCGCCCATCCTCGGCCCCGCGCGGCACCAGCGCCCCCCCGCGCACCAGGGCCCCCCTAGCCCCCGCTGCGCTTGGTCCCCGTCCCGCTGCTCCCCTCGCGCCGGGGATTCCGGCGCGCCGGCGCCCCTCACCGgactgctgccgccgccgccgccgccttacAGACAAGACGGGGCGCCCAAGGCCCCGCCGCTCCCACCGCCCGCCTTTTGGAGACCTTGGCCCTGA
- the Hes7 gene encoding transcription factor HES-7 isoform X1, with translation MVTRDRAENRDGPKMLKPLVEKRRRDRINRSLEELRLLLLERTRDQNLRNPKLEKAEILEFAVGYLRERSRVEPPGAPRSPGQDAEALASCYLSGFRECLLRLAAFAHDASPAARSQLFSALHGYRRPKPPRPEAVEPGLPAPRPPLDPASPILGPARHQRPPAHQGPPSPRCAWSPSRCSPRAGDSGAPAPLTGLLPPPPPPYRQDGAPKAPPLPPPAFWRPWP, from the exons ATGCTGAAGCCGCTGGTGGAGAAGCGGCGCCGGGACCGCATCAACCGCAGCCTGGAAGAGCTGAGGCTGCTACTGCTGGAGAGGACCAGGGACCAG AACCTCCGGAACCCGAAGCTGGAGAAAGCGGAGATCCTGGAGTTCGCCGTGGGCTACTTGAGGGAGCGCAGCCGGGTGGAGCCCCCGG GGGCTCCCCGGTCCCCAGGCCAGGACGCCGAGGCGCTCGCCAGCTGCTACCTGTCGGGTTTCCGCGAGTGCCTGCTTCGCCTGGCGGCCTTTGCGCACGACGCCAGCCCGGCCGCCCGCTCCCAGCTCTTCTCCGCGCTGCACGGCTACCGGCGCCCCAAACCGCCCCGGCCCGAGGCCGTCGAGCCCGGGCTCCCAGCGCCGCGCCCACCGCTGGACCCCGCTTCGCCCATCCTCGGCCCCGCGCGGCACCAGCGCCCCCCCGCGCACCAGGGCCCCCCTAGCCCCCGCTGCGCTTGGTCCCCGTCCCGCTGCTCCCCTCGCGCCGGGGATTCCGGCGCGCCGGCGCCCCTCACCGgactgctgccgccgccgccgccgccttacAGACAAGACGGGGCGCCCAAGGCCCCGCCGCTCCCACCGCCCGCCTTTTGGAGACCTTGGCCCTGA